The following proteins come from a genomic window of Larimichthys crocea isolate SSNF chromosome XV, L_crocea_2.0, whole genome shotgun sequence:
- the LOC109137907 gene encoding deoxynucleoside triphosphate triphosphohydrolase SAMHD1-like gives MVITMDYGMRGQDPIDEINFYSKYDHTGARKRKACKVSRIRPTCFSEKLIRFYCKKTDDKSFKKDKENFEEWCRKKDFPEYSETQEEEEEEKKKKKKK, from the exons ATG GTCATTACTATGGATTACGGGATGAGAGGCCAGGACCCTATTGATGAAATTAATTTCTACAGCAAGTATGACCATACCGGggcgaggaagaggaag GCATGTAAGGTGTCCAGGATACGCCCAACGTGCTTTTCTGAGAAGTTGATCAGGTTTTACTGCAAGAAGACTGATGACAAGAGTTTCAAAAAGGACAAGGAGAATTTTGAGGAGTGGTGCAGGAAGAAGGATTTTCCAGAGTACAG tgaaacacaagaagaagaagaagaagaaaagaagaagaagaagaagaagtaa